One Olsenella sp. oral taxon 807 DNA segment encodes these proteins:
- a CDS encoding ATP-binding protein: MYINREIEAALRTHLAQFKCVLVTGARQTGKTTLLKHILGSTYDYVTLDDINELDNAIDDPGTFLSSSSTPIIIDEVQLAPSLFRQVKLVVDAKDAYGSVVLTGSQTYGLMQGVSESLAGRVGILELGSLSLREISGNTKGTPFTSQCLPRKETPRSPKGFNLWAHIQRGSMPRLQDAEMDWYSFYNSYIQTYLERDVRQAINLRDRRKFYNFMVAAAARTGQLLNASDMANDVGVSVKTIQGWILVLEASGIIRILQPFWANTTRRLTKTPKLYFMDTGLACHLAGWNTPEQLKRGAMAGHMFETFVVSEVLKSHMNAGRDPRNISFYRDSQKREIDLLIQDGKVMHPVEIKARANVRAEAVRNFEVLSSFTDYEVGFGNVICQTETPYMVSRDVQAIPVWTI; encoded by the coding sequence ATGTACATCAATCGAGAGATCGAAGCTGCGCTACGCACTCATCTAGCGCAGTTCAAGTGCGTGCTCGTCACAGGAGCGAGACAGACCGGAAAGACCACGTTGCTCAAGCACATCCTTGGCAGTACCTATGATTACGTCACGCTCGATGACATAAACGAACTCGACAACGCGATCGACGATCCTGGCACGTTTCTCAGCTCCTCCTCGACGCCCATCATCATAGACGAGGTTCAGCTTGCCCCGAGCCTCTTTCGCCAGGTAAAGCTCGTGGTCGATGCCAAAGACGCGTATGGCTCTGTCGTGCTCACGGGCTCACAGACCTATGGCCTCATGCAGGGGGTGAGCGAGTCGCTTGCTGGTCGTGTCGGAATACTCGAGCTCGGATCACTGTCCCTGAGAGAAATATCGGGCAACACGAAAGGGACGCCCTTTACCTCCCAATGCCTGCCGCGCAAGGAAACGCCGAGATCACCCAAAGGCTTCAATCTCTGGGCCCATATCCAGCGCGGCTCTATGCCACGACTTCAGGACGCTGAGATGGACTGGTACTCCTTCTACAACAGTTACATCCAGACCTACTTGGAGCGCGACGTGCGGCAGGCAATCAACCTAAGGGACCGGCGCAAGTTCTACAATTTCATGGTTGCGGCCGCCGCCCGAACGGGGCAGCTACTCAACGCGAGCGACATGGCTAATGACGTCGGCGTCAGCGTGAAGACCATCCAAGGCTGGATCTTGGTCCTCGAGGCCAGCGGTATCATTCGTATTCTGCAGCCGTTTTGGGCAAACACCACAAGGCGCCTGACCAAGACGCCAAAGCTGTACTTCATGGATACGGGTCTCGCGTGTCATCTTGCGGGATGGAATACGCCAGAGCAGCTCAAGCGCGGAGCTATGGCAGGTCACATGTTCGAGACCTTCGTCGTCTCTGAGGTCCTCAAGAGCCATATGAATGCCGGGCGCGACCCGCGAAACATCTCCTTCTATCGTGATTCGCAGAAGAGGGAGATCGACCTGCTGATCCAGGACGGGAAGGTCATGCACCCCGTCGAGATTAAGGCGAGGGCCAATGTGCGTGCCGAGGCAGTCAGAAACTTTGAGGTACTTAGCAGCTTCACTGATTACGAGGTCGGTTTTGGCAATGTCATATGTCAGACGGAGACGCCATACATGGTCAGCAGGGATGTCCAAGCCATCCCCGTCTGGACGATATAG
- a CDS encoding Fic family protein, which translates to MTKRFVSETTDCDFKAHVEHSRPKSWLKSVSAFANTIGGTVVFGIDDSTHEAIGIDNPQAEIEFISRMIHDRIDPIPHFEIALSGERAGAVIELRVPAGTHPPHYYRADGRREAYVRNGDRSELISSEHLNELILRGTNQTWDSLVSGISMDRASFTVLRAGYALRTGHDIDDADLISFGLVTDDGGYLTNAGALLADEPLIRHSRLFCTRWTGTRKEDPTDDGEFSGSLLTLLREGEAFVKRHNILSWKKTPNSRINLRCYSERAITEALVNALVHRSYLDLGSEVHIDMYDDRVDIISPGSMMKGPLPKDVMSTHVESHRRNPIVCDIFSRMNLMERRGTGLREICSATAAEDGYRSEFKPLFENGPHDFYVTLWNMKFERTPQVAPQVAPQVAPQVAPQVERLLRVMGNETLSLSDIMGRMGLSDKKNFRESYLVPALRSAVIEMTIPDKPNSSLQKYRRTHEA; encoded by the coding sequence ATGACCAAGCGGTTCGTCTCCGAGACAACTGACTGCGACTTCAAGGCTCATGTCGAGCACTCAAGACCCAAGAGTTGGCTGAAGAGCGTGAGCGCCTTTGCAAACACAATTGGGGGCACGGTCGTGTTTGGCATCGATGACTCCACACACGAGGCGATCGGCATCGACAATCCCCAGGCAGAGATAGAGTTTATCTCGCGCATGATCCACGACCGCATAGATCCCATCCCGCACTTTGAGATAGCGCTATCAGGCGAGCGGGCAGGGGCGGTAATCGAGCTGCGCGTACCTGCGGGCACCCACCCACCCCACTACTACCGAGCTGATGGCAGACGCGAGGCCTACGTGCGCAACGGCGACAGAAGCGAGCTCATCTCGTCTGAGCACCTCAATGAGCTCATCCTCAGGGGAACGAACCAAACCTGGGATAGCCTCGTCTCAGGGATTTCGATGGATCGCGCCAGCTTCACGGTCCTGAGGGCAGGCTACGCTCTCAGGACCGGACATGACATAGATGACGCGGACCTCATCTCGTTTGGCCTCGTAACAGATGACGGAGGCTACCTTACGAATGCCGGTGCGCTCCTCGCCGACGAGCCGCTGATACGGCACTCCCGACTCTTCTGCACAAGGTGGACGGGCACACGCAAGGAAGACCCAACCGATGATGGCGAATTCTCTGGTAGCCTGCTCACCCTGCTGCGAGAGGGCGAGGCATTCGTGAAGCGACACAACATCCTCTCATGGAAGAAGACCCCCAACAGCCGCATAAACCTACGCTGCTATAGCGAGCGCGCCATCACCGAGGCGCTCGTGAACGCGCTTGTCCATCGCTCCTACCTTGACCTCGGCAGCGAGGTCCATATCGACATGTACGACGATCGCGTTGACATTATCTCGCCAGGCTCCATGATGAAGGGGCCGCTGCCCAAGGATGTCATGTCCACGCATGTGGAAAGCCATCGCCGCAACCCCATAGTGTGCGACATCTTCAGCCGCATGAACCTCATGGAGCGTCGTGGAACGGGACTTCGCGAGATATGTAGCGCGACGGCTGCCGAGGACGGCTATAGATCCGAGTTCAAGCCCTTGTTTGAGAACGGACCACACGACTTCTACGTTACGCTGTGGAACATGAAGTTTGAGAGAACCCCCCAAGTCGCCCCCCAAGTCGCCCCCCAAGTCGCCCCCCAAGTCGCCCCCCAAGTCGAAAGGCTTCTGCGGGTCATGGGAAATGAGACCCTATCGCTGTCTGACATCATGGGACGCATGGGCCTATCTGACAAAAAGAACTTTAGGGAGAGCTACCTCGTGCCCGCGCTCAGGTCTGCGGTCATAGAGATGACGATTCCCGACAAACCCAACAGCAGCTTACAAAAGTATCGACGCACACACGAAGCGTAG
- a CDS encoding ABC transporter ATP-binding protein, whose product MIRFEGVSFRYQGSDNGIFDIDLTVTAGECLVLCGTSGCGKTTVTRMVSALIPSFYHGKKEGRVLVRGSDVEGLRSWEVGSLVGSVFQDPKSQFFSAELTGEVAFACENRGMDRMEIRRRTDGALAMMGLEALRSRAVDTLSSGEQQRVAIASVYALTPTVLVLDEPTANMDATGMAQLQQTVLELKRRGLTLLVAEHRIAWLDGIADRYLYLRAGRICRQFLPSEMRVLPDVERRRMGLRSAIPVPLPHLPAPHGARLAIQCRGLACRRGKTQVWCGLDLSFFTHRVTAIMGPNGVGKTTLGLVLSGLLQQREGEVIVSGRRLRPARRRRELWFCANNTGAQFFTNSVSDELLMSMRGRSEKGIGRARDILRRMGLYQYRDAHPACLSGGQRQRLAIACALLSDRNILVLDEPTSGLDAANMRIIATELKTAAAGGRCVLVITHDTELVAECCDSAVSLG is encoded by the coding sequence GTGATCAGGTTCGAGGGGGTCTCCTTCCGCTACCAAGGGAGCGACAATGGCATCTTTGACATCGACCTCACCGTCACCGCCGGTGAGTGTTTGGTGTTGTGCGGCACCTCCGGCTGCGGGAAGACGACGGTAACCCGCATGGTGAGTGCGCTGATACCCTCCTTCTACCACGGAAAGAAGGAGGGGCGTGTCCTGGTGAGGGGCAGCGATGTGGAAGGCCTCAGGAGCTGGGAGGTCGGGAGTCTGGTGGGAAGCGTGTTCCAAGATCCCAAAAGCCAGTTCTTCTCTGCGGAGCTTACCGGAGAAGTGGCGTTCGCCTGCGAGAACCGGGGCATGGACCGCATGGAAATCAGACGGCGCACTGATGGCGCCTTGGCCATGATGGGCCTGGAGGCGCTGCGGAGCCGAGCGGTCGACACGCTTTCCAGCGGCGAACAGCAGCGTGTGGCGATAGCCTCGGTATACGCGCTCACACCGACGGTCCTCGTCCTCGATGAGCCGACTGCCAACATGGATGCCACGGGCATGGCGCAGCTGCAACAGACCGTACTGGAGCTCAAGCGGAGAGGGCTCACCCTGTTGGTCGCCGAGCATCGCATAGCCTGGCTCGACGGCATTGCTGACCGCTACCTGTACCTGCGGGCAGGACGCATATGCCGGCAGTTTTTGCCTTCGGAGATGCGGGTGCTTCCCGATGTCGAACGGCGTCGCATGGGTCTGCGCTCGGCGATTCCGGTACCGCTGCCTCATCTTCCTGCTCCACATGGCGCTCGTTTGGCCATCCAGTGCAGGGGGCTTGCCTGCCGGCGGGGCAAAACGCAGGTATGGTGTGGCCTGGACCTCTCGTTCTTTACGCATCGGGTGACGGCGATCATGGGGCCCAACGGCGTCGGTAAGACCACGCTCGGACTTGTGCTCAGCGGACTTTTGCAGCAAAGGGAGGGTGAGGTGATCGTCAGCGGAAGGCGTCTGCGCCCCGCGCGGCGCAGACGGGAGCTGTGGTTCTGCGCCAACAACACTGGGGCCCAGTTCTTCACCAACTCCGTGTCCGACGAGCTTCTTATGAGCATGCGGGGACGTAGCGAGAAGGGCATCGGGCGGGCACGCGACATCCTCAGGCGAATGGGGCTCTACCAATACCGCGATGCGCACCCGGCCTGCCTGTCGGGAGGTCAGCGCCAGCGTCTGGCAATTGCCTGCGCGCTTCTCTCCGATCGCAATATCCTTGTCCTCGACGAGCCGACAAGCGGCCTGGATGCCGCAAACATGCGAATCATCGCTACCGAGCTCAAAACGGCTGCCGCAGGAGGGCGATGCGTGCTGGTCATCACACATGACACGGAACTCGTCGCCGAGTGCTGCGACAGCGCGGTCTCACTCGGCTGA
- a CDS encoding energy-coupling factor transporter transmembrane protein EcfT, whose amino-acid sequence MSDCLAASGAEHDTASESSTSCDRTLAVPVKLVAFACMLLCIFLTDRPLWLWLPSLVGLCHLAFQGRWRLVASFTSFYLVLAALLWAIVAQGLRMVLFSEFTVLLFWILFPAMIVSWDLMTTPPGLLAEFMSRLHAPTSWILGMLVVFRFFPTMGSELASIVQSMRNRALLSPLQIVRHPALSCEYVLVPLLLRCLQIADQLTVSAIARCAEQPGVRGSYHSRPLRLGDWVWMAVWIVTATVFLTLGGSKL is encoded by the coding sequence GTGTCCGATTGTCTCGCAGCATCCGGCGCGGAGCACGACACCGCATCCGAGAGCTCCACGTCGTGTGACCGCACACTTGCGGTGCCGGTGAAGCTCGTCGCCTTTGCCTGCATGCTCCTGTGCATCTTTTTGACTGACCGTCCGTTGTGGCTGTGGCTCCCCTCGCTTGTGGGCCTCTGTCACCTCGCCTTTCAGGGGCGATGGAGGCTGGTCGCATCGTTTACCAGCTTCTATCTGGTGCTCGCGGCACTCCTGTGGGCAATCGTTGCCCAGGGACTGCGAATGGTGCTGTTCTCGGAGTTTACGGTCCTGCTCTTCTGGATCCTCTTTCCGGCCATGATCGTCTCGTGGGACCTTATGACCACGCCTCCTGGCCTGCTTGCCGAATTCATGTCACGTCTGCACGCCCCGACCTCCTGGATACTTGGGATGCTGGTGGTGTTTCGGTTCTTTCCAACCATGGGCTCTGAGCTTGCCAGCATCGTACAATCCATGCGTAACAGGGCCCTGCTCTCGCCGCTGCAGATCGTTCGCCATCCGGCCCTCAGCTGCGAATACGTGCTCGTACCGCTTCTGTTGCGCTGCTTGCAGATAGCCGACCAACTGACCGTCTCGGCGATCGCGCGCTGCGCCGAGCAGCCAGGCGTGCGGGGCAGCTATCACAGCCGTCCGCTTCGTCTGGGTGACTGGGTCTGGATGGCCGTCTGGATCGTGACGGCTACCGTGTTTCTGACGCTGGGAGGCTCGAAGCTGTGA
- a CDS encoding MptD family putative ECF transporter S component, translated as MRKQSSRWTVRDVITTVLLSVVMIVIQAALNVIFMFNNFASMVLSTGVIVLVLGPVYTLLVTRVAKRGTSLAYLTMVGMAYLASGNWYLLPWYVLVGLICETILWKGGSCQDPRKVIAACTVSGFLHQGTNLLPIVLFWDTYYAFSTSAGQDPAYVKDYLLYYTNPAWLAFILAFTLACALTGGVIGSRLIQKHFQKAGVL; from the coding sequence GTGCGTAAGCAAAGCAGCAGATGGACGGTGAGAGACGTCATCACAACGGTGCTCTTGAGCGTGGTGATGATCGTCATACAGGCCGCGCTCAACGTCATCTTCATGTTCAACAACTTCGCAAGCATGGTGCTTTCCACCGGCGTTATCGTCCTGGTCCTCGGGCCTGTGTACACCCTGCTTGTCACACGCGTCGCCAAGCGTGGGACGTCGCTTGCGTACCTGACCATGGTGGGGATGGCCTACCTTGCCTCGGGCAACTGGTACCTCTTGCCCTGGTACGTCCTTGTCGGCCTGATCTGCGAGACTATCCTCTGGAAGGGCGGATCGTGCCAGGATCCCAGGAAGGTCATCGCTGCTTGTACGGTAAGCGGCTTTCTCCACCAGGGCACCAACCTGCTGCCCATCGTGCTCTTCTGGGACACCTACTACGCGTTCTCGACCTCGGCAGGCCAAGACCCTGCCTATGTGAAGGACTACCTGCTCTACTACACCAACCCGGCGTGGCTGGCCTTTATCCTTGCTTTCACGCTAGCATGCGCGTTAACCGGTGGCGTGATTGGCAGCAGGCTGATACAAAAGCACTTCCAGAAGGCAGGAGTCCTGTAG
- a CDS encoding ABC transporter ATP-binding protein, whose product MIKLFGRLLAFAGEQRRSLILSFVFTVFTAMFETLPLMAILVVLIEVLDGLAGRPIFATTAWVSLSIMVVSLTGQIVLTNCSSLRRTIGSFDMCSQKRLEIGERLKRTYMGFFDEREVGAIAAAATTTLEDIETKAVSVLEIVAGGFIQAVVITAWLLAYEWRLGLVSIVGLICALLLYSLSQKVGDSYSPRRQAAQANLVSAVLEHVQGMAVVKAFGLGTRTARKVDAAIDESTAANVSLERAFTSVAAAYQSVFKLVRAAFLVIAPYLLLIGDIAPEKSLMLLVASFMVYSAVEVAGSVTSIARAIDASLDRVDEVMDMPRIDEDSTDIKLDRFDIELVGVSFSYGDGAVVIDDVSLAVPEKTTCAIVGPSGSGKTTLCNLIARFWDVREGRIAVGGVDVRDITCDSLLTNFSIVFQNVYLFNDTIENNIRIGRRDATDEDVREAARRACCHEFISALPDGYQTMVGEGGSSLSGGERQRISIARALLKDAPIVILDEATASVDPENERELQKAIAELTRGKTLLMIAHHLATVRDADQIVVLDKGRIVQRGTHAELMGQGGLYRQLVSIRQQASGWAIRREAAG is encoded by the coding sequence ATGATCAAGCTGTTCGGGCGCTTGCTTGCCTTTGCGGGAGAGCAGAGGCGATCGCTCATCCTCTCGTTCGTCTTCACCGTCTTCACCGCGATGTTCGAGACGCTACCTCTGATGGCCATTCTCGTCGTGCTGATCGAGGTGCTCGATGGCCTGGCCGGGCGTCCCATCTTTGCGACGACTGCCTGGGTCTCTCTGTCTATCATGGTCGTCAGCCTTACGGGACAGATCGTGCTCACCAACTGCTCCTCTCTGCGCCGTACCATCGGCAGCTTTGATATGTGCTCACAGAAACGCCTTGAGATAGGCGAGAGGCTCAAGCGCACGTACATGGGCTTCTTCGATGAGCGCGAGGTTGGCGCCATCGCGGCCGCCGCAACCACGACGCTCGAGGATATCGAGACTAAGGCGGTGAGTGTCCTCGAGATCGTGGCGGGCGGTTTCATACAGGCCGTCGTCATCACCGCCTGGCTTCTCGCCTACGAGTGGCGTCTGGGGCTTGTCTCGATTGTTGGCCTTATCTGCGCGTTGCTTCTCTACTCGCTGAGTCAGAAGGTCGGCGACAGCTATTCCCCGCGCAGGCAGGCGGCCCAGGCAAACCTGGTTTCCGCCGTGCTTGAGCACGTTCAGGGCATGGCGGTGGTCAAGGCCTTCGGCCTGGGGACAAGAACCGCGCGCAAGGTCGACGCTGCCATCGACGAGAGCACGGCGGCAAACGTCTCGCTCGAGCGCGCCTTCACCAGCGTAGCTGCAGCCTACCAGAGCGTGTTCAAGCTCGTGCGCGCGGCATTTCTTGTGATCGCCCCCTACCTGCTGCTCATCGGTGACATCGCTCCCGAGAAGAGCCTGATGCTTTTGGTCGCCAGCTTCATGGTCTACTCGGCAGTGGAGGTCGCCGGCAGCGTAACTTCGATCGCACGGGCCATCGACGCCTCGCTCGATCGCGTGGACGAGGTCATGGACATGCCCCGTATCGACGAGGATAGCACCGACATCAAGCTTGATCGGTTCGACATCGAGCTTGTTGGGGTCTCGTTTTCCTATGGGGACGGCGCCGTCGTCATCGACGACGTAAGCCTTGCCGTTCCGGAGAAAACGACCTGCGCAATCGTAGGCCCGTCAGGCTCGGGAAAGACCACGCTCTGCAACCTGATAGCCCGATTCTGGGATGTGCGCGAAGGGAGGATCGCGGTCGGCGGGGTGGACGTTCGCGACATCACCTGTGACAGCCTGCTTACAAACTTCTCGATCGTCTTTCAGAACGTCTACCTGTTCAACGATACCATCGAGAACAACATTCGCATCGGCCGCCGTGACGCCACGGACGAGGATGTGCGCGAGGCGGCCCGCAGAGCCTGCTGCCACGAGTTCATCAGCGCGCTTCCCGACGGCTATCAGACGATGGTGGGCGAGGGAGGCTCGTCGCTTTCTGGCGGAGAGAGGCAGCGCATATCGATCGCCCGCGCCCTTCTGAAGGATGCTCCCATCGTCATCCTCGATGAGGCTACGGCAAGCGTGGACCCCGAGAACGAACGCGAGCTACAGAAGGCCATAGCCGAGCTCACGCGCGGCAAGACGCTGCTGATGATAGCCCATCACCTGGCGACGGTGCGAGATGCCGACCAGATTGTCGTGCTCGACAAGGGACGCATCGTCCAGCGCGGCACCCACGCCGAACTTATGGGGCAGGGAGGCCTGTACCGGCAGCTGGTGAGCATACGGCAGCAGGCGTCGGGATGGGCCATTCGCAGGGAGGCAGCCGGTTAG
- a CDS encoding ABC transporter ATP-binding protein, whose translation MSFAREAYGGLTASVVFAVLGAAAGIVPYIAAAQILTLVCAGMYELGPIAAAASVALVGYLGSVWLASASTIISHRCAFITLNSIRKALTDKLSRVPMGTVLDQPSGTFKTLIVDTVEKLELPLAHMVPELTANTLIPVLMLAYLFVLDWRLALISLITIPVGICCYMGMMKDYGPRYARVLDASKNMDAAIVEYIGGIEVIKGFNQSTASYGRYVDAVRANEDAKVTWFRQTNPFYVAGVTIMPSCLIGVLPLGSLLYLSGDISASALITCIILALGLVKPLMQALRYTDSLAMVDSTVAEVSTLLDAPEMKRPSTPVEIPDYRITFDKVSFGYGKEEVLHGISLAIEPHAMTALVGPSGSGKSTVARLIASFWEADGGSVGIGGIDVKDIPLEQVMRSISYVTQDNYLFDLTVRENIRMGKPDASDAEVEEAAQRASCHEFICALPAGYDTCVGSAGARLSGGERQRIAIARAVLKNAPIVILDEATAFTDPENEAAIQASISGLVTGKTLIIIAHHLSTIVGADKIVVMDHGRISAEGTHHGLLESSPLYRSLWNAQQEATHAGGDTA comes from the coding sequence ATGTCCTTTGCCCGCGAGGCCTACGGCGGCCTTACCGCCTCTGTGGTCTTTGCCGTCCTTGGCGCGGCCGCCGGTATCGTGCCCTATATCGCTGCGGCGCAGATACTGACGCTGGTCTGCGCCGGAATGTACGAGCTCGGCCCCATAGCCGCAGCGGCATCCGTCGCCCTTGTCGGCTACCTTGGCAGCGTATGGCTCGCGTCTGCCTCGACGATCATCTCGCATCGGTGCGCCTTCATTACCCTGAACAGCATCCGCAAAGCGCTTACCGACAAACTCTCACGCGTCCCCATGGGCACGGTGCTCGACCAGCCATCGGGCACGTTCAAAACGCTCATCGTCGATACGGTCGAGAAACTCGAGCTTCCCCTCGCCCATATGGTCCCCGAGCTGACGGCGAACACCCTCATCCCCGTCCTGATGCTTGCCTACCTCTTTGTCCTGGACTGGCGCCTGGCCCTGATATCGCTTATCACGATACCAGTCGGGATCTGCTGCTACATGGGCATGATGAAGGACTACGGGCCCCGCTACGCACGCGTGCTCGATGCGAGCAAGAACATGGACGCGGCCATCGTCGAGTACATTGGCGGCATCGAGGTCATCAAGGGGTTCAACCAGAGTACGGCATCATATGGGAGGTACGTGGACGCAGTCCGCGCAAACGAGGACGCAAAGGTCACGTGGTTCAGGCAGACCAACCCCTTCTATGTGGCCGGTGTCACCATCATGCCGTCATGCCTGATAGGCGTCCTGCCGCTGGGCAGCCTCCTCTACCTGAGCGGCGATATCTCCGCCTCTGCACTCATCACCTGCATCATCCTCGCACTCGGGCTGGTGAAGCCGCTCATGCAGGCGCTAAGATACACCGACAGCCTGGCGATGGTGGACTCAACGGTGGCCGAGGTATCGACCCTGCTCGATGCGCCCGAGATGAAGCGCCCCTCGACGCCCGTCGAGATTCCCGACTACCGCATAACGTTCGACAAGGTGAGCTTCGGATACGGGAAGGAGGAGGTGCTCCACGGCATATCGCTTGCGATCGAACCGCACGCCATGACCGCCCTCGTCGGCCCCTCGGGGTCAGGAAAGTCCACCGTCGCGCGCCTCATCGCCTCGTTCTGGGAGGCGGATGGCGGCTCGGTGGGCATTGGCGGCATCGATGTCAAAGATATACCGCTTGAGCAGGTCATGCGATCGATCTCCTATGTGACTCAGGACAACTACCTGTTTGACCTGACAGTCCGCGAGAACATCCGCATGGGCAAACCCGATGCGTCCGATGCGGAGGTCGAGGAAGCCGCGCAACGCGCAAGCTGCCATGAGTTCATATGCGCCCTGCCGGCAGGCTACGACACCTGCGTCGGTAGCGCGGGGGCGAGGCTCTCGGGCGGCGAGCGCCAGCGCATCGCCATAGCACGGGCAGTGCTGAAGAATGCGCCCATCGTCATTCTCGACGAAGCGACCGCCTTCACCGATCCCGAGAACGAGGCGGCCATACAGGCGTCCATCAGCGGGCTTGTGACGGGAAAAACGCTCATCATCATCGCCCACCATCTTTCGACCATCGTGGGAGCGGACAAGATAGTGGTCATGGACCACGGCAGGATATCTGCCGAGGGCACCCATCACGGGCTGCTTGAAAGCAGCCCGCTGTACCGCAGTCTCTGGAACGCCCAGCAGGAGGCCACGCACGCAGGAGGTGATACGGCATGA
- a CDS encoding TetR/AcrR family transcriptional regulator, producing MGLSETQQKIVEAGKREFLAKGFKSASLRAIVREAGFTQGAFYGYYQSKADLFDAIVSPAADGLLDQFRKAQEAHFDLIPEGRAAFSRRLSTEYLDAFLDFVYDNFDAFKLVLCCSEGTRYETYVHDLVELDVERTQRFYEELRQAGRLEGEVSIELHHMITSAYFTAVFETVVHDMERDKAKRYVAELAQFFNSGWEGLLRFS from the coding sequence GTGGGGCTCTCAGAAACACAACAGAAGATAGTCGAGGCCGGCAAGCGGGAGTTTCTCGCCAAGGGCTTCAAGAGCGCGTCGCTACGCGCCATCGTGCGCGAGGCAGGGTTCACCCAAGGGGCCTTCTATGGTTACTACCAGAGCAAGGCCGACCTGTTCGACGCCATAGTCTCTCCGGCGGCCGACGGCCTTTTGGACCAGTTTCGCAAGGCACAAGAGGCGCATTTCGACCTCATCCCAGAAGGCAGGGCGGCCTTTAGCCGACGGCTGTCGACCGAATACCTCGATGCGTTCTTGGATTTTGTCTACGACAACTTCGATGCCTTCAAGCTCGTGCTGTGCTGCTCCGAGGGGACGCGCTACGAGACCTACGTGCACGACCTCGTCGAGCTCGACGTCGAGCGGACGCAACGCTTCTATGAGGAGCTGCGCCAGGCGGGCAGACTCGAGGGCGAGGTGAGCATCGAGCTCCACCACATGATAACGAGCGCGTATTTCACGGCTGTCTTCGAGACCGTCGTCCACGACATGGAGCGGGATAAGGCGAAACGCTACGTTGCCGAGCTGGCGCAGTTCTTTAACAGCGGATGGGAGGGCCTGCTCAGATTTTCGTAA